In Mytilus edulis chromosome 3, xbMytEdul2.2, whole genome shotgun sequence, the genomic window TTGTCATAGCACAGATCTTTGTGTGAGCATTGAACACAAAATTCAGCATGAAGTGTGGATTTTTCACCATCCTGCTGGTTCTTGCAGTATTAGGTATACTATAATTCCCTTTTATATGTTTACAGTTTGTACAGTCAAACTGGCATTGTTTACATTAGCTACGGTTTTGCAGATCTGATTTCTTATTTAATATAGGGTTTTAAAAGATGACTAGAttatatcaataattgataagacAACCACATAAGGTACGAGTTTTAAGTACAATTAGAAATTGATTACAAAGAAAAACCTATAGTATTAAAGTTACCTAAACTTGCCATTGCCTTTTTGTACAAATGCCTTTTTCGTGGAGAAAATGATGGGTTGATACAATTGTCAAATATTCATccctaaataataaaaaagacaaaacgttttcataattttcattcTATTTAGAAAGATTTATACTTAATTGGCGTTTCTCTATATTTAATATTCACTAACTATCATTAACCAGCAAAATAGTAAATGATTTCATTATCCAGACATGTTGctattgaactttaaaaaaaacaacacataaaaatCTACCAAAACGACACCATTGTCAGGGTTGTAGTAATCGGTGTATTGGTAACCAAAGACTAAGTTTGTCCTATCAATTAACGTCTGTGTGACACTTCAGAACAGCGCTCacttaaattatattttaaaataaatatgaaattataaagaaattaaggTTGAAACTCCGTCGACTAAATTTGCCTCAGATAGCTATGGCCAATAGTTTTAGTTTTAGATAGCTATGGCCAatagttttagtttttttgtcattAAGCTCTTCAATTGTGTGGTTCTCATAAATGTTTGTCTTTCATGATATTTAGCATTCTCGATGAAGGTTTATCCATAAAAGCGTATTGAACGCCATCAATCTAAAaggtattatttttttcagtggtAGTGGCAGAATCCTATGGTAGAAGACACAGAGGAGGCAGTATGTATCCAACATTTATACTTATTTATAAGTCCTGAATTAGTTTTCTTAGTTAACGTATAAATCAAATTTGATTATTAAATGTCATTAGAAAAACAACGAGTTAAAATCCGAGGCTAGCATTGATTTCAAATTtagattttgaaaaattaaaacattattaaataTCTATTGCAAGACATTATAAAAActtgataataataaataatatgatCCTTGATCCTGTCAacgatattttttatattttggaatTCCACAAGAAAATGCTTTCCAAGACTGTTTATGACGCATTAACATTAAACCCGTTAGCTTACAGTAACAAGAAGACAGTAGTCAATGTATGATATTCTGTGACTTTTGTccttatactagtaattttgttttgtttcggcTTTGTGTGGTGATTGTGCTTGCATTTGAGCTCTTAATACCATAATCACAGCGAAGCCTTTAGCATAGAGGAAGAAAATAAGTCCCGATAATCAAAGTAGTGCATACAAGTCTTTATCATGTGTTTTTGTTAAATAGCAAAATATATACTCTAAGACCCATACTGTATGTCTTTTGTTTTTCTCATTGCTAGTTTTGTtctttgttcattgtttattAGTCAGGATctttgcaatatttgtttttaatagttCTAACGTGTTTCTGTAAAAGCTCTTTTTCTTCTTATTGAGTACTGACCAATATGTTTACACCTTTAAAGtctgtaatgcagtggttgtaATTGGTTGCCTTCAGTtctatttaattttcattattgttttttgCTTGAATCCCGCCATTGGTCTTCTTGTatgtttgtttcatattttgtctaATCGTTTACTGTTCTGTCCTACTATATCATATCGCTCTTGGTCAttatttaacaattgtttttttttatgttatttcgttTTAAACAAAAGTTCATTTGTCTCCTTAGGAAAGTATTATCATTGGTGAATACCACGTACTCTatcttcatatatttatatattgcatATAAATTAAGGACTTTCACTCAGTCAATACGTTATATATAGACCTGTTAGATTCTATTGAAACTCGAAGATCGTCctcggtcaatataatctgaatagGTCCATATGTAACGTATTGACCTCATCAAATTGATAAATATGCAATAAAATAATATGGAACTATTATGTTCATAGGACATAAAAGTGTTTCCCGGCATAGAAGTTATCATAAAAGTGTGTCCCGCCATAGAAGTTATCATGTAAGAGTATCCCGTCACAGGACCTATCACAAAAGAGTTTCCCATCGACACAGCTATAAAAGACGTGTTTCCCATCACAGGAATTATCGTAAGATATAATATATCTAAAATGATGTATAgcaaaaaaaaaccttctttttgttttaaatatgttcaGTGTTATGCACGTATCATAATCAGTTCTCATTTGATTAACCTTCAAATAATGTGAAGCGGTAAAAGGTTTGATATACATAAGTGAACTTTAAAGAGAATTTAGATAAGCTTTTAGTTTATAAAAGATGATAATTGTTCTATAATGATTCAACTGTATTTACAATTTTGAATTAgcttcttgtgttttttttttttatattaaacctTCTATATAAAAGATGTTTAAGCACTTTGTTAGGTCGTGCACATGTTGGAAGATATGTAAGAAAATCCCATGTAAGAAAATATGGAGCTAAACGTTATGGAAGGAGACATGTTCGAAAATACGGATCTAAACGTTATGGAAAGAGACATGTTCGAAAATACGGAGCTAAACGTTATGGAAGAAGACATGTTCGAAAATATGGCGCTAAACGTTATGGAAAGAGACATGTTCGAAAATACGGAGCTAAACGTTATGGCAAGAGACATGTTCGAAAATACGGAGCTAAACGTTATGGAAGAAGACATGTTCGAAAATATGGCGCTAAACGTTATGGAAAGAGACATGTTCGAAAATACGGCTCTAAACGTTATAGAAAGAGACATGTTCGAAAATACGGAGCTAAACGTTATGGCAAGAGACATGTTCGAAAATACGGAGGTAAACGTTATGGAAAGAGACATGTTCGAAAATACGGAGCTAAACGTTATGGAAAGAGACATGTTCGAAAATATGGAGCTAAACGTTATGGAAGGAGACATGTTCGAAAATATGGAGCTAAACGATATGGAAGAAGACATGTTCGAAAATATGGCGCTAGACGTTATGGAAAGAGACATGTTCGAAAATACGGCGCTAAACGTTATGGAAAGAGACATGTTCGAAAATACGGAGCTAAACGTCATGGCAAGAGACATGTTCGAAAATACGGAGGTAAACGTTATGGAAAGAGACACGTTCGAAAATACGGAGCTAAACGTTATGGAAAGAGACATGTTCGAAAATACGGAGCTAAACGATATGGAAGAAGACATGTTCGAAAATACGGAGCTAAACGTTATGGAAGGAGACATGTTCGAAAGTATCATCATAAACATAGACATGGCTACAAATATGGACATAAGCGTGTTCATGTTCATAGACACACACGTATACACAAACTTCTCTTCGGACATCGACATGGACACAGATACGGACATAGGCACCATCACCGTGGAATACACAAACATATACACAGACACCACGTCGTACATCGGGTACATAGACATCATGTTGTACATCGGGTACATAGACATCATCGACATGGACACAGATATGGGCATAAACATGTACACCATCACCGAGGAATACACAAACATATACACAGACACCACGTGGTACATAGGGTACACAGACACCACGTTGTACATCGGGTACATAGACATCACGTCGTACATAAGGTTCATAGACATGTTCACAGACATCACATTGTACACAAACATGTTCACAATCATCCCGTTATACATAGGATACATAGACATGTACACACAAATAGACACACTCATGTACATGTTCATGGACATAGCCACAGTCACAGTCATGGTCACGCATACTACAATTTGAGACTTAGCCATGGGATCATATACTTTGGAGGAAACAGTAAGTGAATTATTATACagatttatcacatatttgttatgaatacctaaggttttgcatatgcaataacctcaaaattgccccgggccaaaaaagagtatattgatattcctccaaatgacgtgacgtcattgcgTCCTTAACGCCAATGGCGAACAATGACGGTGCAAAATTTTCGCGTTTGTATATTGCCATATTCCAAATTTCACGCGTTTGTGTATTGCCATATTCCAAAACTCTCGCGTTTGTGTATTGCCATGTTCTAAAATAAGTGGAAATGTGACAATTTAAACTTCTATGGAgtatatattaaaatgataaaaactaaatgTGATAAAacttttgggattttttttttaaagatttacctgttttgtttcattaaattcttataattgaaCTTTTCCCCCCTCTTTCCTGCAAAAcataaatatgtgataaatagattataacatatCTTTTCCATATTgtccctggtatcatccctcgacccatatcggccatCGGCTAAAGCTTCGGGATGATACCAGAGCCAATATGGAAAAaggcatgttataatctttacATATTACATATGGTGTAGCATTCTAATGTATTCATTTGATTTTACGATTACGTGTTCAAAAGGTAATGTTACGTATCCGTAGCCATGTTACTATTTTTAGGTGTATTGAAGCTagtatgtttctatttatatgtatattagtGGTCAATATAAAGCAAACTTGCTAAAGTTAGATTTGTGATGTCATGACGTTACACATAACAACCACAGAGGAAACGCCGCAGCAGACAATAAGAAAATTTGCATGTTATCAGAATATTTCAGATATTTATGCAGTTTACATAGAGTATTGACAATTTGTGTTGAAAGACAGAAAGCTATGAAGTTGTTaacaaaatattgatattttcaatattaacactaaaacacacccgcgaaattgcGGGAATTCAGAGCGTGGTTggaagtatgtaaagtgttgtaggaagaattttgtaaaagatttaatgactggagaatttcaggaaaagtatAAAAAGTCACTTTTTTATATCCCTCCTTTGTTTccaaaattccaatttttttgttttttttttaatttcaatatgaacatacatgtagtatattattaacattcaagtcaggagcctgtaattcagtggttgtcgtttgtttgtttcttacatattttttttcgttcatttttttttgtacataaataaggccgttagtttttctcgtttgaattgttttacattgcatttcgggcctattatagctgactatgcagtatggtctttgctcattgttgaaggccgtacggtgacctatagttgttaatttctgtgtcattttggtctcttgtggagagttgtctcattggcaatcataccacatcttcttttttttgtaataatgaatttctgtaaaagatttaattaaaggagaattttagaaaaggtatcaaaagtcaggtgctttgggacaggacaattgttttttttagccCAGCTCCtcctttatttttcaaaaattccctttttttttaaatttctattaaCATTAATAACACATGCATACTTATAGCGCTTAACTGTATATGATGAACATTCAtgactataaataaagtgtattttcttcagtggttcagtggttgtcgtttgtttgtgtcttacattttttttttcgttcattttttttgtacataaatatggccgttagttttttcgtttgaattgttttacattgcatgtcgggcctattatagctgactatgcagtatgggctttgctcattgttgaaggccgtatggtgacccatagttgttaatttctgtgtcatgttggtctcttgtggagagttgtctcattggcaatcataccacatcttttatttttttgtaataatgaaTTTAGGTAAAAGATTTAATTAAAGGACAATTTTGGAAATGGTATCAAAAGTCAGGTGCTTTgtgacaggacaattgtttttttagCCTAGCTCCtcctttatttttcaaaaattcccttttttaaaatttctagtAACATTAATAACACATGCATACTTTTAGCGCTTAACTGTATATGATGAACATTCAtgactataaataaagtgtattttctttttactttcaattctcagtttactaatcaatccacggcggtcattTCTATATTATACAGACTCTCACTATTTAGTGAACTCTGTGAcagccgtggatagtaaacttgaaaaagatagcagatagaaaatacacttcattcgtagtatatgtattttaaaaaaatacagaaaaacgcaaaccggaagtctaatatCACTTAAAATTTCGACCAATGACGGAATTAATATCCGGAtgtgttttttcttgtttttctcccaaaataactcaatctgaatagtcataaaaatggatgacaaatgcgactatgcactgtaccaaTAGTACACAGAGACATGATGATtactttattgtggaaagaagagaagcgacacacaaaatgaggtcttctcgtttaatagtatagatgttaAGATTCTTACAAAATACAGTTAAAAATACACAGAAAGAACATTGATTGACATTAATGCCATTTTCCTATTACATAAATTACAGAGTAATTTTATTCTAATGTACGATTTCTACTCTAGGATACCGCCTAAGTTGTGGCAGACGTAGATTTTTGAACCTTTGGGAGGAGTGCAATCAATCTTACGGTGACAGCAATGAGTGTTTCACGCAGTTAGGAAGTCAACATCTATATACAAGTATTCAAGGTAAAGGACTATCATTTTCTTTCAATcaaaaatactagaacacacccgcgaaatcgcgggcattcagagcgtagtttaaagtatgtaaagtgttgttggaagaattttgtaaaatacagaatgactggagaatttcagcaaaagtatcataaatcataggttattggggacaggaaaatgtttttttttaccctccacctttatttctaaagttcccaatttttggttttctatcaatttcaatatgaacatacatttagtaggttatgaacatttatttaagtaaggagcctgtaattcagtggttgtcgtttgtttatgtgttatatatttgtttttcgttcattttttgtacataaataaggccgctagttttctcgtttgcattgttttacattgtcatttcgggccttttgaagctgagtatgcggtatgggctttgttctttgt contains:
- the LOC139517863 gene encoding uncharacterized protein, producing MKCGFFTILLVLAVLVVVAESYGRRHRGGRHKSVSRHRSYHKSVSRHRSYHVRVSRHRTYHKRVSHRHSYKRRVSHHRNYRRAHVGRYVRKSHVRKYGAKRYGRRHVRKYGSKRYGKRHVRKYGAKRYGRRHVRKYGAKRYGKRHVRKYGAKRYGKRHVRKYGAKRYGRRHVRKYGAKRYGKRHVRKYGSKRYRKRHVRKYGAKRYGKRHVRKYGGKRYGKRHVRKYGAKRYGKRHVRKYGAKRYGRRHVRKYGAKRYGRRHVRKYGARRYGKRHVRKYGAKRYGKRHVRKYGAKRHGKRHVRKYGGKRYGKRHVRKYGAKRYGKRHVRKYGAKRYGRRHVRKYGAKRYGRRHVRKYHHKHRHGYKYGHKRVHVHRHTRIHKLLFGHRHGHRYGHRHHHRGIHKHIHRHHVVHRVHRHHVVHRVHRHHRHGHRYGHKHVHHHRGIHKHIHRHHVVHRVHRHHVVHRVHRHHVVHKVHRHVHRHHIVHKHVHNHPVIHRIHRHVHTNRHTHVHVHGHSHSHSHGHAYYNLRLSHGIIYFGGNRYRLSCGRRRFLNLWEECNQSYGDSNECFTQLGSQHLYTSIQVHHATPFFDDLDNSLEQHVQQHKKIAYKHTKNIAEAADNHIANIDDVANDHVGRVQKEADKHIYDINKASGNHIKQIKEAADQHLKRLVKHVKQHLYNAEKQHKRHTSEREYQHKRHLGEKAAINKQHEYAIKSKVAYDGLDFGDAPEVADYGSFKSAAESGSAGAEAAAEAASSGAEAAELASAGAEY